One Rhizobiales bacterium GAS188 DNA window includes the following coding sequences:
- a CDS encoding two component transcriptional regulator, LuxR family codes for MSEPTVFIVDDDEAVLDSIAELVSSVGLRVATFRSAQEFRTSFDPEQPGCLVLDVRMAHMSGLELQHELNAIGARIPIVFISGHADIQVAIKTIKAGAVDFVQKPYREQQLLDSINDALRRDAVDRHGAYTRDGLAARLATLTQREREVMDQVVKGLSSKSIARALDISYRTVELHRSHILDKLGVHSVAELIRLVFERDAP; via the coding sequence GTGTCCGAGCCTACTGTATTCATTGTCGACGACGACGAGGCGGTTTTGGACTCGATCGCGGAATTGGTGAGCTCGGTCGGCTTGCGCGTTGCCACCTTTCGTTCCGCGCAGGAGTTCCGCACCAGCTTTGACCCGGAGCAGCCAGGTTGCCTCGTTCTCGACGTCCGGATGGCGCATATGAGCGGTCTTGAGCTACAACATGAGTTGAACGCGATCGGTGCGCGCATCCCCATCGTGTTCATCAGCGGCCACGCCGACATTCAAGTGGCCATCAAGACGATCAAGGCAGGAGCCGTCGATTTCGTTCAAAAGCCCTATCGTGAGCAACAATTGCTCGACAGCATCAACGATGCGCTGCGGCGCGATGCCGTCGACCGGCACGGCGCCTACACCCGCGATGGGCTCGCGGCACGTCTGGCAACGCTGACGCAACGCGAGCGCGAGGTGATGGATCAGGTCGTGAAAGGGCTCTCCAGCAAGTCGATCGCCAGAGCGCTCGACATCAGCTATCGCACCGTTGAGCTGCATCGCAGCCACATCCTGGACAAGCTGGGGGTGCACTCGGTCGCGGAGCTGATCCGCCTCGTCTTC
- a CDS encoding GAF domain-containing protein, translating into MLSSFSQFFSEQTYIPHGVCLLWQPGLLWLHVLSDAVIAIAYYTIPLVLIYFVSRRHDLEFRGIFILTGVFILACGTTHIMGVVTLWYPAYWIDGTIKLATALVSICTAFAMWQAMPLALALPSTEQLERANGLLEHEIGERHRAEAALRDANGELERRVTARTAELEAEGRARKRAQDEIERALAFERLLAEISTSLLGTLQRDINGAIRTALQTIAEFLGAERAALWRLGTGGTQFEPTHTWVANGIVSLRPLAVDERLPWIVARIAQGDIVSLPKVDGTLAEFTPQKRTLRQMGAQSLLMVPLALDDATIGAVSLDIVSVARAWPEALLSRLRLIGEIFGSLLVRQRAAEQVGEAKFETGQFRERLAHLVRVRTAGEMSVAIAHEISQPLVAIKNYALAARRRLPTGNASETAKVEKLMDKISAQASRAGEVIHSLRAMVKMHQSEATMVEVGQLVASTLRLVEMEKRIADIRLEVAAEPDLSPVFADAIQIQQVVLNLAHNAIEAMEAAGMTDGVLKVGVVGTTENEVLVSVADSGPGIAADDLEHIFDSFYSTKPQGLGVGLSISRSIVEAHGGRLSLASNASSGSVFQFTLPIANEGG; encoded by the coding sequence ATGCTGTCATCATTTTCTCAGTTTTTTTCGGAACAGACCTACATTCCTCACGGGGTGTGTTTACTCTGGCAACCCGGGTTGCTTTGGTTGCACGTCCTCTCTGATGCCGTCATAGCAATCGCGTATTATACGATCCCCTTGGTGTTGATCTATTTTGTGTCGAGACGCCACGACCTGGAATTTCGCGGAATATTCATTCTCACCGGCGTTTTCATTCTGGCGTGCGGGACCACTCACATCATGGGGGTGGTGACACTGTGGTATCCGGCTTATTGGATCGACGGCACGATCAAGCTGGCCACCGCTTTGGTCTCGATTTGCACCGCCTTCGCGATGTGGCAGGCGATGCCCTTGGCACTCGCGCTGCCGAGCACCGAACAGCTGGAGAGGGCGAACGGTTTGCTCGAGCACGAGATCGGCGAGCGGCACCGCGCCGAGGCGGCGCTTCGGGACGCGAACGGCGAACTCGAGCGCCGGGTCACCGCGCGTACGGCCGAGCTTGAGGCGGAAGGCCGGGCCCGTAAGCGCGCGCAGGACGAGATCGAACGGGCTCTCGCCTTCGAGAGATTGCTGGCAGAGATTTCCACGTCTCTGCTGGGAACGCTGCAGCGCGATATCAATGGCGCGATCCGGACGGCGCTGCAGACCATCGCCGAATTTCTCGGAGCGGAGCGGGCCGCTCTTTGGAGGCTGGGCACCGGCGGAACGCAATTCGAGCCCACGCACACATGGGTTGCAAACGGCATCGTGTCGCTTCGGCCTCTGGCCGTTGATGAGCGACTTCCTTGGATCGTCGCAAGGATCGCGCAGGGTGATATCGTCAGTCTGCCCAAAGTTGACGGAACACTGGCCGAATTCACACCCCAGAAGCGGACCTTGCGCCAAATGGGAGCTCAATCGCTTCTGATGGTACCCCTCGCACTCGACGACGCAACAATAGGGGCGGTTTCACTGGACATCGTCAGCGTGGCGCGTGCTTGGCCCGAGGCGCTGCTCTCGAGATTGCGACTGATCGGTGAGATATTCGGCAGCTTGCTGGTGCGCCAGCGAGCGGCGGAGCAAGTCGGCGAAGCGAAGTTCGAGACAGGGCAGTTCCGTGAGCGCCTCGCGCATCTGGTTCGTGTTCGCACCGCCGGCGAGATGTCCGTGGCGATCGCGCACGAGATCAGCCAGCCCCTCGTCGCCATCAAGAACTATGCGCTCGCGGCGCGACGACGGCTACCGACGGGCAACGCCTCGGAAACAGCGAAGGTCGAGAAGTTGATGGACAAGATCAGCGCGCAAGCATCTCGTGCGGGCGAAGTCATCCATTCCTTGCGGGCCATGGTCAAAATGCACCAATCCGAGGCGACCATGGTCGAAGTCGGCCAGCTGGTAGCGAGTACCTTGCGGCTAGTGGAAATGGAGAAACGCATCGCGGATATCCGGCTCGAAGTCGCGGCTGAACCGGACCTGTCGCCGGTCTTCGCCGACGCCATACAAATCCAGCAAGTCGTATTGAACCTGGCACATAACGCAATCGAGGCGATGGAGGCCGCCGGCATGACCGACGGTGTGCTCAAGGTCGGGGTCGTGGGCACTACCGAAAACGAGGTCCTCGTGAGTGTAGCCGACTCGGGCCCCGGCATCGCCGCGGACGACTTGGAACACATATTCGACTCGTTTTACTCCACCAAGCCCCAGGGGTTGGGGGTCGGGCTCTCAATCTCGCGTTCGATCGTCGAAGCGCATGGGGGGCGCCTGTCGCTCGCCTCGAATGCGAGCAGCGGAAGCGTGTTTCAATTCACGCTGCCTATTGCGAACGAAGGAGGCTGA
- a CDS encoding two-component system, LuxR family, response regulator DctR/two-component system, LuxR family, response regulator FixJ has product MGETVYIVDPLPAERSQILVALASEPVTLECYESAEQFLCHPGTMAPGCVIALVDLEGMGVRGLIKEILRRDLALAVVVIGRSSDLVTAVELVRAGASDFLERPFSDRRLRSAVRRAIGGEA; this is encoded by the coding sequence ATGGGCGAGACAGTTTACATTGTCGATCCGTTACCTGCCGAGCGCAGCCAAATCCTGGTCGCGCTGGCGAGCGAACCCGTGACCCTGGAGTGTTACGAAAGTGCGGAGCAATTTCTATGCCATCCCGGCACAATGGCGCCCGGATGCGTGATCGCCCTCGTCGATCTTGAGGGCATGGGAGTGCGGGGACTGATCAAAGAGATCCTTCGCCGTGATCTTGCGCTTGCTGTCGTGGTCATCGGACGCAGTTCCGATCTCGTGACGGCGGTTGAACTTGTACGCGCGGGGGCGTCCGATTTCCTCGAACGCCCGTTCTCGGATCGTCGACTGCGATCAGCCGTGCGCCGGGCGATCGGTGGTGAAGCATGA
- a CDS encoding hypothetical protein (manually curated), protein MKKSLVTPLVALCLLGGLIAFSTTEASAVVCARGVVRAGCAGPRGAAVVHRGVVAPRRGVVIRR, encoded by the coding sequence ATGAAGAAATCTCTGGTCACTCCTCTGGTTGCCCTTTGCCTCCTCGGAGGCCTTATTGCCTTCAGCACCACAGAAGCTTCCGCGGTCGTCTGTGCCCGTGGCGTCGTTCGCGCCGGCTGCGCCGGCCCACGCGGTGCCGCAGTCGTCCATCGCGGCGTCGTCGCGCCTCGACGGGGCGTAGTCATTCGCCGCTGA
- a CDS encoding HdeA/HdeB family protein: protein MRLPIIAFAATAACLASGASAQVELKSYADAEGFINVQALSCAQLAGTFQEDADLLTTWYSGWYNGLAKKHYINVARSKEAEHETIVYCKAHPDVKIIKAIGSVFGEMRSKRGVVISK from the coding sequence ATGCGATTGCCAATAATTGCGTTTGCAGCCACCGCGGCATGTCTTGCTTCCGGTGCCAGCGCCCAGGTCGAATTGAAGTCCTATGCGGACGCGGAGGGCTTCATCAATGTGCAAGCCTTGAGCTGTGCCCAGCTCGCCGGCACGTTCCAGGAAGATGCCGACCTGCTGACGACTTGGTATAGCGGTTGGTATAACGGATTGGCGAAAAAGCATTACATTAATGTGGCGAGGTCAAAGGAAGCCGAGCATGAAACGATCGTCTATTGCAAAGCACATCCCGACGTAAAGATAATCAAAGCAATCGGATCTGTATTCGGCGAAATGAGAAGCAAACGCGGTGTCGTCATATCGAAGTGA
- a CDS encoding Response regulator receiver domain-containing protein: MANKLPLIAVVDDEEAICRALKRLIVASHLDVATFPSGQAFLDSLQATRPDCLVLDLHMPGLSGLDVLRALTDAGQRIPAIIITGRDEPASRALCLAAGALAYLPKPLDQAKLLRTIGEAVNDVSGHVE, from the coding sequence ATGGCCAACAAACTGCCTTTAATTGCCGTCGTCGATGATGAAGAGGCGATTTGCAGGGCACTCAAGCGCCTGATTGTCGCGTCGCATCTCGACGTAGCGACTTTCCCGTCCGGCCAGGCGTTTCTCGATTCGTTGCAGGCCACTCGCCCGGATTGCCTGGTGCTCGATCTCCATATGCCTGGCTTGAGCGGCCTGGATGTACTCAGGGCGCTGACCGATGCCGGGCAGAGAATACCGGCCATCATCATCACCGGCCGTGACGAGCCGGCGTCCCGGGCGCTCTGTCTGGCGGCCGGCGCGTTGGCATATCTGCCCAAGCCGCTCGACCAGGCGAAGCTCCTGCGGACGATCGGTGAAGCCGTCAACGACGTGTCCGGCCACGTCGAGTGA
- a CDS encoding two component transcriptional regulator, LuxR family codes for MTGEANTIFVVDDEPAILRALERLLRGAGFEVRGFLSSQAFLEQHDPAIPGCAVLDVAMDGMNGLELQQKLAASGCERPVVFLSGRGDIPMSVRAMRAGAVSFLTKPVRAEDLLAAIRLAIEKDDTARRAHRELDAIGRRLATLTPRETEVLRRVIAGRLNKQIAGELGTAEKTIKVHRARVMEKMGVRSVAELVRMTDQAGFMPADMRSGADPDSPDWMGLRSIYDLRHGRRN; via the coding sequence ATGACGGGTGAAGCCAACACCATCTTTGTCGTCGACGACGAGCCGGCGATCTTGAGGGCGTTGGAGCGTCTGCTGCGTGGCGCCGGCTTCGAGGTTCGCGGCTTTCTCTCGTCGCAGGCATTCCTGGAGCAACATGACCCCGCAATACCCGGCTGCGCCGTCCTCGATGTCGCGATGGACGGAATGAACGGCCTCGAGCTGCAACAGAAGCTGGCTGCGTCAGGGTGCGAACGGCCCGTCGTGTTCCTCAGCGGCCGGGGCGACATCCCGATGAGCGTGCGCGCCATGAGGGCCGGCGCCGTGAGCTTTCTTACCAAGCCGGTCCGGGCCGAGGATCTGCTCGCCGCTATCCGCCTTGCTATCGAGAAGGACGACACGGCCCGCCGAGCCCACAGGGAGTTGGACGCCATCGGACGCCGGCTCGCCACGCTGACTCCGCGCGAGACCGAAGTCCTTCGGCGCGTCATCGCCGGCCGCCTCAACAAGCAGATTGCCGGGGAGCTGGGCACGGCCGAGAAGACGATCAAGGTGCACCGCGCGCGGGTGATGGAGAAAATGGGCGTGAGGTCGGTTGCCGAGCTGGTGCGAATGACGGATCAGGCGGGGTTTATGCCGGCCGATATGCGTTCGGGCGCTGACCCGGACTCACCCGACTGGATGGGGCTAAGGTCCATCTATGATTTGAGGCATGGGCGTCGTAACTGA
- a CDS encoding PAS domain S-box-containing protein: MIVHSNQSVLPATSIVDAGIRQEMQSRLSGRLEIFSEFLDAEHFPEPEQETRMAAFLREKYAERPIDLLIVTGPKALDFLAQRRTSLFADAPLIFTGIREDTGRLRNLPPGVTGITSRLDPVPTVELALRLQPQARHLVVVTGAASPDRDWQETARRALLPYGSQLGITYLSGLPMAELLDQMGRLSPDTIVLYLSILRDGAGQSFIPRDVAERLSEAAGAPVYAVYDSYLGRGIVGGYMNTFEAMGREAGRLGLRILAGEKPEAIPIRHSEAPANYVDWRQLQRWGLDESKLPPGSVLRFREPSLWKTYRWQFLTAGGLLLAQSLLIPALLLQGRRRRRAEQAARDSEERMNLATQSANLGLWHWEIASNRLWMSDICRQLVCLDSQPEVTLESFLGLVHREDLISSLQSAGQAVTVGEPDKTEHQLMRADGSEHWIRTVGRTKVDASGRPAQITGIVIDVTQERTAERESTHWRQELTHLTRVATLGELSGAMAHELNQPLTAILSNADAAQLLLTVKNCDIAELRDILADIVTEAARAGEVIRHLRALFVKTDAQIHPLYLNEVVAEVLKLVHSDLVARRISVTSRLAHDLPVVQGDRVQLQQVLLNLIFNACDAMAENEPGERELTVMTAPEGRVTAKISVGDKGRGIKADMLDRLFKPFVTTKSRGLGLGLSICRSIIEAHGGRLWAMNNVEHGATFFVTLPADGRLRQ, from the coding sequence TTGATCGTCCACTCGAACCAGAGCGTCCTGCCGGCCACGAGCATCGTCGACGCCGGCATTCGACAGGAAATGCAATCACGACTATCTGGTCGGCTCGAAATCTTCAGCGAGTTCCTGGACGCTGAACATTTTCCCGAACCGGAGCAGGAAACGCGAATGGCGGCGTTTCTCCGGGAGAAATACGCCGAACGCCCGATCGATTTGCTGATCGTGACGGGTCCAAAGGCTCTGGACTTCCTGGCACAGCGCCGGACCAGCCTGTTTGCGGACGCACCGCTTATCTTCACCGGGATCAGAGAGGATACCGGGCGGCTTCGCAATCTGCCGCCCGGTGTCACCGGGATCACGAGCCGCCTCGATCCAGTGCCGACGGTAGAACTGGCATTGAGGCTGCAGCCGCAAGCCCGGCATCTGGTTGTCGTGACGGGCGCCGCCTCCCCCGATAGAGACTGGCAGGAGACGGCCCGCCGCGCACTGCTTCCCTACGGGAGCCAGCTCGGGATCACCTACCTTTCCGGCCTGCCAATGGCCGAGCTGTTGGACCAGATGGGTCGGCTGTCCCCGGATACGATCGTCTTGTATCTCTCCATTCTCCGAGATGGAGCGGGCCAGTCCTTCATTCCCCGAGATGTGGCCGAGAGGCTTTCGGAGGCGGCCGGCGCCCCTGTCTATGCGGTTTACGACTCCTATCTGGGGCGCGGCATCGTCGGGGGTTACATGAACACGTTCGAGGCCATGGGACGGGAGGCCGGGCGACTTGGCCTTCGGATCCTGGCCGGCGAAAAGCCCGAGGCGATACCGATCCGCCACTCGGAGGCCCCAGCGAATTACGTCGACTGGCGGCAATTGCAGCGTTGGGGGCTTGACGAATCGAAGCTGCCGCCGGGCAGCGTGCTGCGCTTCAGGGAACCGTCGCTGTGGAAAACCTACAGGTGGCAATTCCTGACCGCCGGGGGTCTGCTTCTTGCGCAATCCCTGCTGATCCCGGCGCTGCTGTTGCAAGGGCGGCGCCGGCGGCGCGCCGAACAGGCGGCGCGTGACAGCGAAGAGCGCATGAACCTGGCGACGCAGTCGGCAAATCTCGGCCTCTGGCACTGGGAGATTGCGAGCAATCGGCTTTGGATGTCCGATATCTGCCGGCAGCTCGTCTGTCTGGATTCACAACCCGAGGTGACGCTGGAAAGCTTTCTCGGCTTGGTGCATCGCGAGGACCTGATCAGCTCCCTGCAATCCGCCGGACAGGCCGTGACTGTCGGAGAGCCTGACAAGACGGAGCATCAATTGATGCGAGCGGATGGTTCCGAGCATTGGATCCGCACAGTCGGGCGCACCAAGGTCGACGCCTCCGGGCGGCCGGCGCAGATCACCGGAATCGTGATAGATGTCACCCAGGAAAGGACGGCGGAACGGGAATCGACCCATTGGCGCCAGGAATTGACACATCTCACGCGCGTTGCCACCCTGGGCGAGCTTTCTGGCGCAATGGCTCATGAGCTGAACCAGCCCCTGACGGCCATCCTCAGCAATGCTGACGCCGCCCAACTCCTGTTGACCGTGAAGAACTGCGACATCGCCGAATTGCGCGACATTCTCGCGGACATCGTGACCGAGGCCGCCCGCGCCGGCGAAGTCATCCGGCATCTGCGCGCATTGTTCGTCAAGACCGATGCGCAGATCCATCCTCTCTACCTCAACGAAGTCGTGGCCGAAGTGCTCAAGCTCGTGCACAGTGACCTGGTGGCTCGCAGGATCAGCGTGACCTCCCGCCTGGCGCACGATCTGCCGGTGGTGCAGGGGGATCGCGTGCAATTGCAGCAAGTGCTGCTGAACCTGATCTTCAACGCCTGCGACGCCATGGCCGAGAACGAGCCTGGCGAACGCGAGCTGACCGTCATGACGGCTCCGGAAGGGCGCGTCACTGCAAAAATCTCGGTTGGCGACAAGGGCAGAGGGATCAAGGCGGACATGCTGGATCGGCTGTTCAAACCCTTCGTCACCACGAAGTCGCGGGGATTGGGGCTTGGATTGTCCATCTGCCGCTCGATTATCGAGGCGCATGGCGGCCGGTTATGGGCCATGAACAATGTGGAGCACGGCGCCACATTTTTCGTCACCCTCCCGGCGGATGGGAGGCTCCGCCAATGA
- a CDS encoding arylsulfatase: protein MRRKFLAYGLGGLIAAAMLWTSFGPVQAQQPAKPNIVVITGDDIGWFNVGAYHQGMMYSTTPNLDKMAAEGMRFTDYYAEPSCTAGRANFITGELPIRTGLTTVGQAGATVGMPDEAPTIATALKSMGYTTGQFGKNHLGDLNRYLPTVHGFDEYFGYLYHLDAMEDPFWHSFPPALKDTVGPRNLLHSFAATTDDPTVQPRWGKIGKQVITDEGPLPPHPMPGIKYNMETVDEDILDYSVKFIDKAKAAGKPFFVWVNPTRAHVISHLSPKYAGKLTGDNQWYLEEGVMSQLDDVVGGLMAKLKAEGLDDNTIVVFTTDNGTENFTWPDGGNTPFAAGKGTIMEGGMRVPMIARWPGHIPAGKVENGIMSGLDFFPTLVALAGDPNITNELLKGKQLGDTTYKVHLDGYDQTNVLTGKGPSNRHEIFYFAEGTLGAVRIDDWKFRMIDQPDGWLGGTVKVDWPILSNLRLDPFERMQFQKGNTGSFMYVSEFYIHEFWRFVFLQQKIAEFAPSFIEFPPMQRGASFNLEAVKAEIEERIKAMKGKME from the coding sequence ATGAGACGAAAGTTTCTTGCCTATGGCCTGGGCGGCTTGATCGCTGCGGCCATGTTGTGGACATCGTTCGGCCCCGTGCAGGCTCAGCAGCCGGCGAAACCCAACATCGTCGTGATCACGGGCGACGATATCGGCTGGTTCAACGTCGGCGCCTATCATCAGGGCATGATGTATTCGACGACGCCGAACCTCGACAAGATGGCGGCCGAGGGCATGCGCTTCACCGATTACTACGCGGAGCCGAGCTGCACTGCCGGCCGCGCCAACTTCATCACCGGCGAGTTGCCGATCCGCACCGGTCTGACCACGGTCGGCCAGGCGGGCGCCACGGTCGGGATGCCCGACGAAGCGCCGACCATCGCGACTGCGCTGAAATCGATGGGATACACCACAGGCCAGTTCGGCAAGAACCATCTGGGCGATTTGAACCGCTACCTTCCGACCGTACATGGTTTCGACGAATATTTCGGTTATCTCTATCATCTCGACGCGATGGAAGACCCTTTCTGGCACTCCTTTCCGCCGGCGCTGAAGGACACTGTCGGACCGCGTAATCTGCTGCACAGCTTCGCCGCCACCACCGACGATCCGACGGTGCAGCCCCGTTGGGGCAAGATCGGCAAGCAGGTCATCACGGACGAAGGGCCGCTGCCGCCCCATCCGATGCCCGGCATCAAGTACAATATGGAGACGGTCGACGAGGATATCCTCGACTACTCCGTCAAGTTCATCGACAAGGCCAAGGCAGCCGGCAAGCCCTTCTTCGTGTGGGTCAATCCCACACGCGCCCATGTGATCTCGCACCTGTCGCCGAAATATGCCGGCAAGCTGACCGGCGACAACCAGTGGTATCTCGAGGAAGGCGTGATGTCCCAGCTCGACGACGTGGTCGGCGGCCTGATGGCCAAGCTGAAGGCCGAGGGGCTCGACGACAACACCATCGTCGTCTTCACGACCGATAACGGCACCGAGAACTTTACTTGGCCGGATGGCGGCAACACGCCCTTTGCGGCCGGCAAGGGAACTATCATGGAGGGCGGTATGCGGGTGCCGATGATCGCCCGCTGGCCGGGCCACATCCCAGCCGGCAAAGTCGAGAACGGCATCATGTCGGGCCTGGACTTCTTCCCGACCCTAGTCGCCCTGGCTGGCGATCCCAATATCACGAACGAGCTGCTCAAGGGCAAGCAGCTCGGCGACACGACCTACAAGGTCCATCTCGACGGCTACGATCAGACGAATGTGCTGACCGGCAAGGGACCTTCCAATCGTCATGAGATCTTTTACTTCGCCGAAGGCACCCTGGGCGCGGTTCGCATCGACGACTGGAAGTTCAGGATGATCGACCAGCCGGACGGTTGGCTTGGCGGGACGGTCAAGGTCGACTGGCCGATACTCTCCAATCTCCGGCTCGATCCGTTCGAGCGGATGCAGTTCCAGAAGGGCAACACGGGGTCCTTCATGTACGTTTCGGAGTTCTACATCCACGAGTTCTGGCGTTTCGTCTTCCTGCAGCAAAAGATCGCCGAATTCGCACCGAGCTTCATCGAGTTTCCACCAATGCAGCGTGGGGCGAGCTTCAATCTCGAGGCGGTCAAGGCCGAGATCGAGGAGCGCATAAAGGCGATGAAAGGCAAGATGGAATAG
- a CDS encoding arylsulfatase — MRRKILTCGLGALSATALLWGSLAPAQAQAQKRPNIVMLMTDDTGWQDFGAYTGGGAALGHPTPNVDQIAREGALFTNWYGQASCTAGRASFITGRIPIRSALSIVVAPGDENYLHKETPTIAEFFQKNGYTTYFSGKWHLGDKPAAYPTEHGFDEMKNFAAYYAGVYSYNDTSKWFHPWFPSYNSQFNEMYDSVVNLGEWEGVAGRPATKAGTISYDSLATFDIRQTDNAIAYIQQHAQGDKPFFMDVNFIKMHNPTNAAPEFRGRSHLGDYSDSLMELDADIGRIMDTLRAQAPNTIVIVTADNGAWADAYPDAGTQPFRGEKGTPFEGGWRVPGIMWWPNHIPARVTYNEMMSHIDAWATLATMVGLTPPPHDWVGNDGKGIYFDSIDNSAYILGTAQHSARTSWVYIDGENFWGARADIGGDPKEPWLRIAWKYLYTAKDSWLGSEATLGSIGAMYNLTMDPYERYDMTFNGAAATRVLSSSPGKYSGQDNGWVLALIYPVIVEFDKSIMKYASIKRSPGGASTDLVPNLQNPENPLPLLKDQIDAVKVRASGG, encoded by the coding sequence ATGAGACGAAAAATTCTCACTTGCGGGCTCGGTGCGTTGTCCGCCACAGCCTTACTATGGGGCTCGCTTGCCCCCGCACAGGCGCAAGCGCAAAAGCGACCGAACATCGTCATGCTCATGACAGACGACACCGGCTGGCAGGATTTCGGAGCCTATACAGGAGGAGGCGCCGCCCTTGGCCATCCGACCCCGAACGTCGATCAGATTGCCAGGGAGGGTGCCCTTTTCACGAACTGGTATGGCCAGGCGAGCTGCACTGCGGGCCGCGCGTCCTTCATCACTGGACGTATCCCGATCCGGTCGGCGCTCTCGATCGTGGTCGCCCCGGGCGACGAGAACTATTTGCATAAGGAGACACCGACGATTGCCGAGTTCTTCCAGAAGAACGGCTACACGACGTATTTCTCGGGCAAATGGCATCTGGGGGACAAGCCTGCGGCCTACCCGACCGAGCATGGCTTCGACGAGATGAAGAACTTCGCTGCCTATTATGCCGGCGTCTATTCCTACAACGACACGTCAAAGTGGTTTCATCCGTGGTTCCCGTCGTACAATTCGCAATTCAACGAAATGTACGACAGCGTCGTGAACCTCGGCGAGTGGGAAGGTGTGGCCGGTCGGCCTGCCACGAAGGCCGGCACCATCTCGTACGACTCCCTGGCGACCTTCGATATTCGCCAGACCGACAACGCGATCGCATACATCCAGCAGCACGCGCAGGGTGACAAGCCGTTCTTCATGGACGTCAACTTCATCAAGATGCACAACCCGACCAACGCGGCGCCGGAATTCCGGGGCAGGTCGCATCTCGGCGACTACTCCGATTCGCTCATGGAGCTCGACGCCGATATCGGCCGGATCATGGATACGCTCCGCGCGCAGGCACCCAATACGATCGTGATCGTCACGGCCGATAACGGCGCCTGGGCCGATGCCTATCCCGATGCTGGCACACAACCGTTCCGAGGCGAGAAGGGCACGCCTTTCGAAGGGGGCTGGCGCGTCCCCGGCATCATGTGGTGGCCCAATCACATTCCGGCCCGCGTCACCTATAATGAGATGATGTCGCACATCGACGCCTGGGCGACGCTCGCCACGATGGTCGGCCTGACGCCGCCACCTCATGATTGGGTCGGCAATGACGGCAAAGGCATCTACTTCGACAGCATCGATAACAGCGCCTATATCTTGGGGACCGCACAGCACTCGGCGCGGACATCGTGGGTCTATATCGACGGTGAGAATTTTTGGGGAGCACGAGCTGACATCGGTGGCGATCCAAAGGAGCCTTGGCTGCGCATAGCCTGGAAATACCTCTACACGGCGAAGGACTCGTGGCTCGGCTCGGAGGCGACCTTGGGTTCGATCGGTGCGATGTACAACCTCACCATGGATCCCTATGAGAGGTACGACATGACCTTCAATGGCGCTGCAGCGACCCGTGTGCTGTCGTCGTCGCCCGGAAAATATTCCGGCCAAGACAATGGCTGGGTCCTGGCGCTCATCTACCCTGTCATAGTCGAGTTCGACAAATCGATCATGAAATATGCGAGCATCAAGAGATCTCCAGGCGGAGCTTCGACCGACTTGGTTCCGAATCTTCAAAATCCGGAGAACCCGCTACCCTTACTGAAAGACCAGATTGATGCGGTGAAGGTCCGTGCCAGCGGCGGCTAA